One Spiroplasma sp. NBRC 100390 DNA window includes the following coding sequences:
- a CDS encoding DeoR/GlpR family DNA-binding transcription regulator → MRYNKNGEMMLKEQRWEKILACLDEQHLVLVNDLIINLQLSPTTLRRDLTEMEHQGLLKRVHGGVKLQKGREFRLEEQLNEKIQHHAEAKYLIAQQAVRKIKPKMCLYLDAGSSTLALIKLMRPADDLVIITNSIFHVELLALAGFNNVYVLGGKYKHQTGALIGWEAVSTLQKYHLDCAFLGVNGISGSDLYTTDPDEAMIKAEVIKQANKSYVLADRSKFNVKSLVKFASRSEVEIITN, encoded by the coding sequence TTGAGGTATAATAAAAATGGTGAAATGATGTTAAAAGAACAACGATGAGAAAAAATTTTAGCTTGTTTAGATGAGCAACACTTAGTGCTTGTTAATGACTTGATTATTAACTTACAGTTATCACCGACAACCTTACGCCGTGATTTAACGGAAATGGAACATCAAGGGTTATTAAAGCGCGTCCATGGTGGGGTTAAACTGCAAAAGGGTCGTGAATTTCGCTTAGAAGAACAATTAAATGAAAAGATTCAGCACCATGCTGAAGCAAAATATTTAATTGCCCAACAAGCAGTTAGAAAAATTAAACCAAAAATGTGTCTTTATTTAGATGCTGGTTCATCAACATTAGCGTTGATTAAATTAATGCGACCAGCGGATGACTTGGTTATTATCACAAATTCCATTTTTCATGTGGAATTACTAGCCTTAGCAGGATTTAATAACGTGTATGTCTTGGGTGGTAAGTATAAACACCAAACCGGGGCTTTAATTGGATGAGAAGCAGTTAGCACTTTACAAAAGTATCACCTTGATTGTGCTTTTTTAGGTGTTAATGGGATTAGTGGTTCTGATTTATATACAACTGATCCGGATGAAGCAATGATTAAAGCAGAGGTTATTAAGCAAGCAAATAAGAGTTATGTTCTAGCAGATAGATCAAAATTTAACGTCAAATCATTAGTAAAATTTGCTTCCCGGTCGGAAGTTGAAATTATTACAAATTAG
- a CDS encoding fructose-specific PTS transporter subunit EIIC produces the protein MKIIDYFTEATTFLKTAASDKTAVFKTLATALGNSKIVTNEEQLIKALEKRETEGPTGVGDGLAIPHCSSSSVTKPAIAIMTLKKAVDWQSLDQKPVDVIFMITTPEKGGEQHLQALAHLASFLGKSEVVAKIRAAKSFDDIITAFVEPTSAQAANDSPGVNGHYDVVGITACPTGIAHTFMAKEKMEEAAKAMGLTIKVETQGRGGNENVLTATDIANAKAVILGIDKKITGMDRMNGVSYLETSTKDVIYHGQEVIGDALAGKRLTVGKTSKSGSDEVGELSLKNFKDVTKNLLGGVSRMLPFVVAGGIILGIGFLLDSGNIGGNFGVTRDIAAWFSGLGKVIFGMMVPILGAYVCYSIVGPQGLLPGMTAGLIANAPGMLYDTSTKTGWANTWGRLFPDSISNFNSGFFGALIGGYLVAFVVYGCQKGFARFHPSVRGVRDIVLIPVLTALAAGVLMFGLNIPLGYLNYGLGLGLKAIADYNLSALIGIIIGLMMAADMGGPINKAAYVFGTLTIDATQSAYAGIRSTNGGTVFMAAAMLTGMVPPLALALCTRIFKKYWTKKDVEQGNTNWFLAACFITEGAIPFAASDPKRTIPSIMVGSAVSGAIVSGFGVTLAAPHGGIFVFPLLQIQDNGKNWFTIGNHGASIGVAVLISVIALIIGSLISALILGFWRMHALKAKKITLAV, from the coding sequence ATGAAGATAATTGATTATTTTACCGAAGCAACAACCTTCTTAAAAACCGCTGCTAGTGATAAAACGGCAGTTTTTAAGACTTTAGCAACAGCGTTAGGAAATAGTAAAATTGTCACTAACGAAGAACAGTTAATTAAAGCGTTAGAAAAACGCGAAACAGAAGGCCCAACAGGAGTTGGCGATGGTTTAGCCATTCCACATTGTTCAAGTAGCAGTGTTACAAAACCAGCAATTGCAATTATGACCTTAAAAAAGGCTGTTGATTGACAAAGTTTAGATCAAAAACCAGTTGATGTCATTTTTATGATTACAACTCCTGAAAAAGGGGGCGAACAACATTTACAAGCATTAGCCCATCTTGCTAGTTTCTTAGGAAAAAGTGAAGTTGTTGCAAAAATTCGGGCAGCAAAAAGTTTTGATGATATTATCACAGCTTTTGTTGAACCAACATCAGCACAAGCAGCGAATGATTCACCAGGTGTTAATGGTCATTATGATGTTGTTGGGATTACAGCTTGTCCAACAGGAATTGCTCATACTTTTATGGCAAAAGAAAAAATGGAAGAAGCCGCAAAAGCAATGGGATTAACAATTAAAGTTGAAACGCAAGGACGCGGGGGGAACGAAAACGTTTTAACCGCAACAGATATTGCGAATGCGAAAGCAGTTATTTTAGGAATTGATAAAAAAATTACTGGGATGGACCGAATGAATGGTGTTTCATATTTAGAAACAAGTACAAAAGATGTTATTTATCATGGCCAAGAGGTAATTGGTGATGCTCTTGCAGGAAAACGGTTAACCGTTGGAAAAACCAGCAAAAGTGGTAGTGATGAAGTTGGAGAATTAAGTTTAAAAAACTTTAAAGATGTTACCAAAAACCTGCTGGGGGGGGTATCAAGAATGTTACCCTTTGTTGTTGCTGGAGGAATTATTTTAGGAATTGGATTTTTATTAGATTCTGGTAATATTGGTGGTAATTTTGGAGTAACACGTGATATTGCCGCTTGATTTTCAGGTTTAGGAAAAGTTATCTTTGGGATGATGGTACCAATTTTGGGGGCTTATGTTTGTTACTCAATTGTTGGCCCACAAGGATTATTACCAGGGATGACTGCCGGGTTAATTGCCAACGCCCCAGGGATGTTATATGATACTTCCACAAAAACAGGATGAGCTAACACATGAGGACGCTTGTTCCCTGATTCAATCTCAAACTTTAACTCAGGGTTTTTTGGAGCCTTAATTGGAGGGTATCTTGTTGCCTTTGTTGTTTATGGATGTCAAAAAGGATTTGCTCGTTTTCATCCATCAGTTCGTGGGGTTCGAGACATTGTCTTAATTCCCGTGTTAACAGCATTAGCAGCTGGAGTTTTAATGTTTGGTCTTAATATTCCATTAGGTTACTTAAACTATGGCCTAGGATTAGGGTTAAAAGCAATTGCCGATTATAATTTAAGTGCCTTAATTGGGATTATTATTGGGTTAATGATGGCGGCTGATATGGGAGGACCAATTAATAAAGCCGCTTATGTCTTTGGAACATTAACAATTGATGCAACGCAAAGTGCATATGCTGGAATTCGTTCAACAAACGGCGGAACAGTCTTTATGGCAGCAGCAATGTTAACGGGAATGGTCCCACCATTAGCATTAGCATTATGTACTAGAATATTTAAAAAATATTGAACAAAAAAAGATGTTGAACAAGGAAATACCAACTGATTCTTAGCCGCTTGTTTTATTACAGAAGGTGCTATTCCGTTTGCGGCATCAGATCCAAAACGAACAATTCCATCAATTATGGTTGGAAGTGCCGTATCAGGTGCAATTGTTAGTGGTTTTGGTGTCACTTTAGCAGCACCCCATGGAGGAATCTTTGTCTTTCCATTACTACAAATTCAAGATAATGGTAAAAACTGGTTTACAATTGGTAATCATGGTGCTTCGATTGGGGTCGCGGTTTTAATTTCCGTGATTGCTTTAATTATTGGTAGTTTAATTAGTGCCTTAATTCTTGGATTTTGAAGAATGCATGCGTTAAAAGCTAAAAAAATTACTTTAGCAGTTTAA